CACACTTGAAATATACGGTGCTCGAATAAATGTCATTGGAATAACTCCAACTCCTTTAAACTCACTTTCGGTAAAAAAACTTCCAAGCTGTCTTCCATAAGCATTTCTTCTAACTTTTATATCCATTGCTCCCAAATAAGTCCGACTATCATTTTCAATTTCCTTTGCCAAAAGAATTAATCCTGCGCAAGTACCAAATACAGGTAATCCTTCCAAAATAAGTTTTTTTATGTCATCAAATAAATCAAGGTCATAAAGCAGCTTTCCGATAACTGTACTTTCTCCACCTGGAATAATTAACCCGTCAATATCATTATTATTAACAGCATCACTTAAATCAGATTTTTTTCTTATTTCAAATGATTCTATCCCAAGTTTCTCCAGCATTTTTCTATGTTCTGCAAAAGCTCCCTGTAAAGCCAATACACCGATTTTCATTATTTACCTCTTTCAGCCATAAGTAACTTAATTTCATTTTCATTGATTCCAACCATAGCTTCTCCCAAATCTTCAGAAATTTCAGCTAACACTTTTGGATCGTTGTAGTTAGTGACAGCCTTAACTATCGCCTGTGCTCTTTTTACAGGATCTCCTGATTTGAATATTCCTGATCCGACAAATACGCCTTCAGCTCCAAGCTGCATCATTAATGCAGCATCTGCAGGAGTCGCAACACCACCTGCTGCAAAATTCACCACTGGCAATTTACCATTTTCGTGAACATATTTTACTAAATCAAAAGGAACTTGCAATTCTTTAGCTGTAAAATAAAGCTCATCTTCTCTCATATTTTGTATTCTTCTTATTTCCTGATTCATCATTCTCATATGTCTTACCGCCTGTACAACATCCCCAGTTCCTGGCTCACCTTTAGTTCTTATCATTGAAGCTCCTTCAGCTATTCTTCTAAGAGCTTCTCCCAAATCTTTTGCTCCACAAACAAAAGGAACTTTAAATTTTTTCTTATCTACATGAAATTTATCATCGGCAGGTGACAATACTTCACTTTCATCTATATAGTCAATTTCTATCGCTTCTAAAATTTGCGCTTCTACAAAATGTCCAATTCTAACTTTTGCCATTACTGGAATTGAAACAACTTCCTGAATACCTTTAATCATCTTAGGGTCACTCATTCTTGAAACTCCACCCACAGCTCTGATGTCAGCCGGAATTCTTTCAAGTGCCATAACCGCCGCCGCTCCAGCCGCTTCAGCTATTTTTGCCTGTTCAGGAGTGGAAACATCCATTATAACTCCACCTTTTAACATTTGTGCCAAATTTTTGTTCAATTCGTATCTTTCGTTTTTCATAAAATTCCATCCTTTCATTATAAGAAGATTTTTTTCACATATACATTATACTCCTATTTCAAAAATTTTACAAATATAAATTTTTAGATACAAATTTAACTTAAAAGTTCCATCAATTCCTTGTCACTCATTTCAAACAGAACCTTTTCCCCATCTTTGCTTTCCAGCAGATTTTCACTCAATTGACGCTTGCCTTCCTGAATTTTTATAATTTTTTCTTCAATCGTACCTTCTGTCACAAGTTTTATAACCTGCACACTTTTTTTCTGTCCAATTCTATACGCCCTGTCACTCGCCTGATTTTCCACAGCGATATTCCACCAAGGATCATAATGAATTACAACATCTGCCCCGACAAGATTTAGTCCAGTTCCACCTGCCTTTAACGAAATCAGCACCACTTGCCGCTCTCCAGCATTAAATTTATTACAAATGTCAACTCTTTCTTTAGATTTCACATTTCCATCAATATAAAAATACTCAATTCCCATATCTGCAAGTTCCTTCTCAATTTCCTTCAAAGTACCGACAAACTGTGAAAATATCAATAATCTATGCCCATTTTCAGTTATATCTGGCAAAATATCACGTAACACTTCCAGTTTTGCAACTTCCCCCTTATAGTCCTCCTTAAATAAAGTTGGAGAATTACAAATTTGACGCAGTTTTGTCAAAATTGCAAGTATTTTCATTCGATTATTATCATTTTCGTTAAATTTCTTCATTTCACTCTTAGCCTGCTTAATATAAGACATATACAATTGTTTCTGCTCTGTACTTAGCGTTACAACCATATTCGATTCAATTTTATCAGGCAATTCAGTCAGCACTTCCTTTTTTGTCCTTCTTAGTAGAAATGGAGCAATAATTTCACGCAAATTGTTTATTTTAGAAGAATTTGGATTTACGATGGCTTCCTTATAAGTTTTCTTAAATTTTGTCAAGTTATCAAGATAGCCAGGTATTACGAAGTCAAAAATTGACCATAATTCCAAAATGTTGTTTTCAACTGGTGTTCCTGTCAATGCAAAATTTACTTTACTGTTAATTTTCATAACAGCCTTCTTTATTTGAGAAGTTGTTGTTTTTATATTTTGAGCCTCATCCAGCACTACCACATCAAATTCCCTATTTTTATATTCTTCAATATCATTTCTCAATGCTTGATAAGTTGTTATAAGGAATCCCTTCGATCCTCTTGAAATAATTTCTCTTCTTTGACTCGCTGTTCCCTCAACTAAAGTTGGAGTTATTCCAGTAAACTTAATAATTTCTTCCTTCCAGTTATAAAGCAGTGAACTTGGCACAATAATTAATGCAGTGAAATTTCGATTTTCCTGATAGATTTCATTTAATAGCGAAATTGTCTGCAAAGTCTTACCAAGCCCCATATCATCAGCAAGAATCCCTCCAAATCCAATGTCATACATATTCTTCAGCCAGTTAAATCCTAATTTTTGATAAGGAAATAAATTTACCTTTATATTATTTGGCTCAATTTCTTCACGATTTTTTATTTTATGGAACAAATCCTTAAATTCATCTATTTTTACAAGATCTTCCTGAATATTTTTAGAAATTTGAGCAAGCTGAAGAGCCTTTATTTTGGAAATCTTATTTTCTCCAACCTTCAAATTAGAAATAGAATCCACAATTCCAACTAATTCCTCAATACTTTTATTGGCAATTTTTACCAGTTCCCCGCTTGAAAGAGTTATGTACTTCTGTTCATTTTTTATAGCTTCCATTACAATTTCCACATCTTCAGTCTTTATTCCTTCAATATCAAAACTGACATTCAAGAAATTATTTTCAACTTTTTTTATTCCAATATGAACATCAATATTTCGTGCATTTTTTATTTTATTTTCCAAATGAATTTTCACTCTATCTGCATATTTTTTATCAATATACTCTGAAATTTTCCCCAGTCCTTCATAATTTACATTATAAGTTCCTTCAATCATTTCCACATTTGTAATCGAATAACCTTCCACAAGTTTTTTCAACTCTTCAAATATTTTCGCATTTTTTCTAGGAATAAAATATTTCCCATTTTTCTCTATTGCACAAACAGTATTTGATAAATTTACCTTTACAACTTCCTTCTCATCAGTTTCCGATACAAATATATCAATACATCCGTCCTCTTCAACATATTCTGCAATATTAACATTCTCATATCCTAAAACTGCACATAATTTTCTATTGTCCTCATCTGAAAGCTGATTAAACAGCTCTGTATCCAGAAAATCAAATTTTCCAAAAAATCTTTCTTCATTTTCATCCATTTTAAAAACTTTTGTCGTATCATTTGCAAATGTATAAAACGGACTGTTTTCAGAAATTTTTTCAATATTTCTCATTGCAATTCTGTCATTTTCTACAACAAACAAAGGCTCGTAACTATTCATTATCTGTTTAGTTTCTCCCAATAAAACCAGATTTTTCCCCTTTTCCATAGCCGTAAGCAGCTTATTTAAAAGCATTTCATAGACTTTTAAGCCTTTTTTATCTTTGATTCCGCTGTTTATTACACTTTGAATCTCTTTGCTGTATTCATAAATCGCATTGATTATTTTCTGGTTAGTTTCATTGAAAAAGCAGTTTTTCGGACTATATGTAATTTTAGAAGTAACTTCATACTCTTTTTCCTTCACAATAGCCTCAATAAATTTCAAAATATCCTTCACATAATATATTTTCTTAAATCCTGCCTTTATCCGCAAAATATAATCTGGCACATTATTTTCCTGATTATAGTCATACCCATATTTATAATCGCTGTAACTTCCTTCATCAATTTCCACTTCAAGCCGCATTTCCTGCTTTTCCTCATCATCTATATTTTCACTTTCCAGATGAAGATTATAAATTTCGTTAATCTTTTCAGAAATATTTTCCACATTTTCCAATATTTCCTCATTATTTTCCATCTCTTGAAGATCAGCCGTTCCATTTTTCTCTAAAAACTCAACATTCCCAGCCTTTTCTCCATCTTCTCCAAAAACTTCAAAACTAACTTTCTCATTTTTATTTTTTAAATCAATATTTTCCAAATTTTCATTATTAACAAGATTATCCGCCTCCACAGAAGTTCCTTCTGATTTAGCAAAACTTGCCGCATTAAGTTTTTCTTCCCGAAGTTTAACTCTCTGACGTGATTTATTTTTTCCATCGTCTTCAGTTTCCTTCCTTTTAACACTCTTTGCAGCCTTTTCCTTTTCTTTTTTCCGTTCTTCCTTGATTTGAGCCAGTTTTTTATTATCCTCTTCAAAATCATCCTCAAACATCATTTCAATCTCATCAGTCCCAATAACCTTTGAAATCTTTTCTGAATGATCTGCCATCATCCCAAGTGTCACAACATGTTTACAGCAATTCTTTTTATTATTTTTAAAAAACATACAGTCGCAGTTTGCCTCTATAAATTCACCTTTTTTCTGTTCAACTGTAATAGAAGTCTTGCACAAACTATTTTCCTTATATTCTCCTTCCACTGTCATAAAATTCCCGTCAGCAAAAAGTGCAGTTATATTTCCCAGACTTTCATTGTAATATTCCTGCCCAATTACAAAAATACTCGGTGTAATTTGTTTTTTTAATTCTAATGAAATACTCTTTTGTCCCATTTTTCTCCCTTACTTTTATTTATATACTCAAACTTAATAACATTTTACCATTATTACTGCATTCTCATCTTTCCCATAGTAATTTTTCCTTATGGAAATTTTCTCAAATCCAATTTTTTTATAAAGTTTCAGTGCCCTTGCATTTTTTTCATTAACCTCCAGCAAAAATTTATTTTCAGAAAAATCTGTCCCCTCATTTTCCCAAATATTATTTCCTTCCAAATTTTTCCTATCTTCTACCAATTTTTCCATACTTTCAGTCATCAGCCTTTCACCAAAACCTCGCCCTTGATATTCTTTTTTTATCGCTATCTCAAAAATATCCGTGCTCTCTATTGTACCATAAAATACAATATATCCCAACACATTTTTTTCATTTTCCCTATTTTTATCAAAATTTATTTCCCCTTTTTGATTTTCTCCCAAATTTTTATTTTCTTTTCCACTCTCATTTTCTAACTTTTTTACAAAAATATTTTCCTCTCCAAAATTAAATAAGCAGTATATTTCATACTGCTCACCTAACATCATTTCAGAAAAATATTTATCTCCAACTTTATTTTTAAAGTTTTCATTATGAATTTTTACCAATTCATTGACAATATTTCCCATTTTGTTCTCCATTTTTTATTACTTTACTGTTCTTTCCTATATTTGAACTGTTCAATAATCTAATAATAATCACTTACTAAATTTCTAAATAACATTATATTATAATATTCCTATTCTATTTAACGGCCACCATCTTACAAGCAATTCCCCTTTAATTCTAGGCTCAGCCACAAGTCCAAA
The DNA window shown above is from Leptotrichia wadei and carries:
- the pdxT gene encoding pyridoxal 5'-phosphate synthase glutaminase subunit PdxT, with amino-acid sequence MKIGVLALQGAFAEHRKMLEKLGIESFEIRKKSDLSDAVNNNDIDGLIIPGGESTVIGKLLYDLDLFDDIKKLILEGLPVFGTCAGLILLAKEIENDSRTYLGAMDIKVRRNAYGRQLGSFFTESEFKGVGVIPMTFIRAPYISSVGKNVEILSEVDGNVVAAKENNILVTSYHPELNDNLKVHEFFVEMCKRANK
- the pdxS gene encoding pyridoxal 5'-phosphate synthase lyase subunit PdxS → MKNERYELNKNLAQMLKGGVIMDVSTPEQAKIAEAAGAAAVMALERIPADIRAVGGVSRMSDPKMIKGIQEVVSIPVMAKVRIGHFVEAQILEAIEIDYIDESEVLSPADDKFHVDKKKFKVPFVCGAKDLGEALRRIAEGASMIRTKGEPGTGDVVQAVRHMRMMNQEIRRIQNMREDELYFTAKELQVPFDLVKYVHENGKLPVVNFAAGGVATPADAALMMQLGAEGVFVGSGIFKSGDPVKRAQAIVKAVTNYNDPKVLAEISEDLGEAMVGINENEIKLLMAERGK
- a CDS encoding DEAD/DEAH box helicase; the encoded protein is MGQKSISLELKKQITPSIFVIGQEYYNESLGNITALFADGNFMTVEGEYKENSLCKTSITVEQKKGEFIEANCDCMFFKNNKKNCCKHVVTLGMMADHSEKISKVIGTDEIEMMFEDDFEEDNKKLAQIKEERKKEKEKAAKSVKRKETEDDGKNKSRQRVKLREEKLNAASFAKSEGTSVEADNLVNNENLENIDLKNKNEKVSFEVFGEDGEKAGNVEFLEKNGTADLQEMENNEEILENVENISEKINEIYNLHLESENIDDEEKQEMRLEVEIDEGSYSDYKYGYDYNQENNVPDYILRIKAGFKKIYYVKDILKFIEAIVKEKEYEVTSKITYSPKNCFFNETNQKIINAIYEYSKEIQSVINSGIKDKKGLKVYEMLLNKLLTAMEKGKNLVLLGETKQIMNSYEPLFVVENDRIAMRNIEKISENSPFYTFANDTTKVFKMDENEERFFGKFDFLDTELFNQLSDEDNRKLCAVLGYENVNIAEYVEEDGCIDIFVSETDEKEVVKVNLSNTVCAIEKNGKYFIPRKNAKIFEELKKLVEGYSITNVEMIEGTYNVNYEGLGKISEYIDKKYADRVKIHLENKIKNARNIDVHIGIKKVENNFLNVSFDIEGIKTEDVEIVMEAIKNEQKYITLSSGELVKIANKSIEELVGIVDSISNLKVGENKISKIKALQLAQISKNIQEDLVKIDEFKDLFHKIKNREEIEPNNIKVNLFPYQKLGFNWLKNMYDIGFGGILADDMGLGKTLQTISLLNEIYQENRNFTALIIVPSSLLYNWKEEIIKFTGITPTLVEGTASQRREIISRGSKGFLITTYQALRNDIEEYKNREFDVVVLDEAQNIKTTTSQIKKAVMKINSKVNFALTGTPVENNILELWSIFDFVIPGYLDNLTKFKKTYKEAIVNPNSSKINNLREIIAPFLLRRTKKEVLTELPDKIESNMVVTLSTEQKQLYMSYIKQAKSEMKKFNENDNNRMKILAILTKLRQICNSPTLFKEDYKGEVAKLEVLRDILPDITENGHRLLIFSQFVGTLKEIEKELADMGIEYFYIDGNVKSKERVDICNKFNAGERQVVLISLKAGGTGLNLVGADVVIHYDPWWNIAVENQASDRAYRIGQKKSVQVIKLVTEGTIEEKIIKIQEGKRQLSENLLESKDGEKVLFEMSDKELMELLS
- a CDS encoding GNAT family N-acetyltransferase; this encodes MGNIVNELVKIHNENFKNKVGDKYFSEMMLGEQYEIYCLFNFGEENIFVKKLENESGKENKNLGENQKGEINFDKNRENEKNVLGYIVFYGTIESTDIFEIAIKKEYQGRGFGERLMTESMEKLVEDRKNLEGNNIWENEGTDFSENKFLLEVNEKNARALKLYKKIGFEKISIRKNYYGKDENAVIMVKCY